A stretch of Streptococcus sp. oral taxon 061 DNA encodes these proteins:
- the rpoZ gene encoding DNA-directed RNA polymerase subunit omega, translated as MMLKPSIDTLLDKVPSKYSLVILLAKRAHELEAGATPTQEFKSEKSTLRALEEIESGNVTIHPDPEGKREAVRRRIEEERRLREEEEKKIKEQIAKEKEEGEKI; from the coding sequence ATGATGCTTAAACCCTCTATTGATACCTTACTTGACAAGGTACCATCAAAATATTCACTCGTAATCTTGTTAGCAAAACGTGCTCACGAATTAGAAGCTGGAGCAACTCCAACACAAGAATTCAAATCTGAAAAATCTACACTTCGTGCTTTGGAAGAAATTGAATCAGGGAATGTAACCATCCACCCAGATCCAGAAGGAAAACGCGAAGCTGTTCGTCGTCGTATCGAAGAAGAAAGACGATTGAGAGAAGAAGAAGAAAAGAAAATCAAAGAGCAAATCGCGAAAGAAAAAGAAGAAGGTGAAAAAATTTAA
- a CDS encoding primosomal protein N', translating to MAIAKIIVDVPLMQTDQPYSYKIPEEFKDMLEVGMRVHVPFGKANRLIQGIVLGMEQENDTEVADEDLKEIAEVLDFSPVLTEEQLWLAEELRKSVFSYKISILKAMLPGFLNSSYDKILYPLEGLSQEDRHRLFGSQDSLAFSSLDLEKQAEMMRLTRKGLLKLEYQAVDQKKVKTQSWVEVNPDKLEKLEISNRAKKKLELREYLLAHPATVPLADLLEYYSREQVNFFVGRGAVTIVQKEVQRSAAYFEGIESNQALELNPEQKEACEAVVGAIGKEHPPFLLQGITGSGKTEVYLQIIQGALDMGKTAIVLVPEISLTPQMTERFIARFGDKVAILHSGLSNGEKYDEWRKVERGEAQVVVGARSAIFAPLKNLGVIIIDEEHEASYKQDSNPRYHARDVALLRAQYNQAALVLGSATPSLESRARAGKGVYQHLRLTKRANPLASVPQVQLIDFRDYIGQNEASNFTPPLIEAIRDRLDKKEQVVLMLNRRGYSSFVMCRECGTVDTCPNCDISLTLHMDTKTMNCHYCGFSKEIPHVCPNCQSRSIRYYGTGTQKAYDELAELFPEACILRMDVDTTRKKGSHQALLEQFGKGEADILLGTQMIAKGLDFPNVTLVGVLNADTALNLPDFRSSERTFQLLTQVAGRAGRAEKAGQVLIQSYNPQHYAIRFAKDQDYEGFYAYEMGIRRQLGYPPYYFTIGITLSHKKEEEVLRRAYQVMGILRSGLSDASIILGPTPKPIARTHNLYHYQILIKYRLEDELASTLNQVLALTQERENSELRLSIDHEPQQFL from the coding sequence ATGGCTATTGCAAAAATTATTGTCGATGTTCCTTTGATGCAGACGGACCAACCCTATAGTTACAAGATTCCTGAAGAATTTAAAGATATGTTGGAAGTCGGCATGCGAGTCCACGTTCCATTTGGAAAGGCCAATCGCTTGATTCAAGGGATAGTACTTGGAATGGAACAAGAAAATGATACGGAAGTGGCAGACGAGGACTTGAAAGAGATTGCCGAAGTGCTGGACTTTTCTCCTGTCTTAACGGAGGAACAGCTCTGGTTAGCTGAAGAACTACGTAAGTCAGTATTCTCTTATAAAATTTCCATTCTTAAAGCTATGCTTCCTGGGTTTTTGAACTCTAGCTATGATAAGATCCTCTATCCTCTGGAAGGCTTGAGTCAAGAAGACAGACATCGTTTGTTTGGTTCGCAGGACTCCTTAGCATTTTCATCTCTCGACCTAGAAAAGCAAGCTGAGATGATGAGGTTGACTCGAAAAGGGCTCTTGAAACTAGAGTATCAGGCTGTAGACCAGAAGAAGGTTAAAACGCAGTCTTGGGTTGAAGTGAATCCTGACAAATTAGAAAAATTAGAAATCTCAAATCGTGCCAAGAAGAAATTGGAACTGCGAGAATATTTATTAGCACATCCTGCAACAGTTCCTTTGGCTGATTTGTTAGAATATTACTCACGGGAACAAGTTAACTTCTTTGTGGGACGTGGTGCTGTTACCATTGTTCAAAAGGAAGTCCAACGTTCAGCTGCCTACTTTGAAGGAATTGAATCGAATCAAGCCCTAGAGTTAAATCCAGAACAAAAAGAAGCCTGTGAGGCAGTTGTTGGAGCGATTGGGAAAGAACATCCTCCATTTCTTCTACAAGGAATCACAGGAAGTGGGAAAACGGAGGTTTACTTGCAGATTATCCAAGGAGCCTTGGATATGGGGAAAACAGCTATCGTTTTAGTCCCAGAAATCTCTTTGACACCTCAAATGACAGAGCGTTTCATTGCTCGTTTTGGTGATAAAGTAGCCATTCTCCATTCAGGTTTGTCCAATGGTGAAAAGTACGACGAATGGCGCAAGGTGGAGCGAGGAGAAGCCCAGGTAGTTGTTGGTGCTAGGTCTGCCATTTTTGCACCTTTGAAAAATCTAGGGGTAATCATTATCGATGAGGAGCACGAGGCCAGCTACAAGCAAGACAGTAATCCGCGTTATCATGCTAGAGATGTGGCTCTTTTACGGGCTCAGTACAATCAAGCTGCTCTAGTCCTGGGTTCTGCAACACCGAGTCTAGAAAGCCGTGCGCGTGCTGGCAAGGGCGTCTATCAGCATCTGCGTCTAACTAAACGTGCCAATCCTTTAGCAAGTGTTCCTCAAGTCCAACTGATTGATTTCCGTGATTATATCGGACAAAATGAGGCGTCGAACTTCACACCACCTCTGATTGAGGCCATTCGAGATCGATTGGATAAAAAAGAGCAGGTGGTTCTCATGCTCAATCGCCGTGGCTATTCTAGCTTTGTCATGTGTCGGGAATGTGGTACTGTGGATACCTGTCCTAACTGCGATATTTCCTTGACGCTTCACATGGATACTAAAACGATGAACTGTCATTATTGTGGTTTTTCGAAAGAAATTCCCCATGTCTGTCCAAACTGTCAGAGTCGTAGTATTCGATACTATGGAACGGGAACTCAAAAGGCCTACGATGAGCTAGCAGAACTCTTTCCAGAGGCTTGCATTTTACGCATGGATGTAGATACAACTCGCAAAAAGGGCAGTCACCAAGCTCTACTTGAACAATTTGGCAAGGGTGAAGCGGACATATTACTAGGAACCCAGATGATTGCCAAGGGCTTGGATTTTCCAAATGTGACCTTGGTTGGTGTTCTCAATGCGGACACAGCCTTGAACCTGCCTGATTTCCGTTCTTCTGAGAGGACCTTCCAACTCTTGACCCAGGTAGCAGGTCGCGCCGGTCGTGCTGAAAAGGCAGGTCAGGTCTTGATTCAGTCCTATAATCCTCAGCATTATGCCATTCGTTTTGCCAAGGATCAGGATTACGAAGGTTTTTATGCCTATGAAATGGGCATCAGACGTCAGTTGGGTTACCCACCTTATTATTTCACTATTGGAATCACCTTATCTCATAAAAAAGAGGAAGAGGTTCTTAGACGTGCTTATCAAGTCATGGGCATTTTGCGGTCTGGTTTGTCGGATGCTAGTATCATCCTTGGACCAACGCCTAAACCGATCGCTCGTACGCATAACCTCTATCATTACCAAATTTTAATTAAATATCGTTTAGAAGATGAGTTGGCCTCGACCCTTAATCAGGTTTTGGCTCTAACTCAAGAACGTGAAAATAGCGAACTTCGTCTCAGTATTGACCACGAACCGCAACAATTTTTATAG